NNNNNNNNNNNNNNNNNNNNNNNNNNNNNNNNNNNNNNNNNNNNNNNNNNNNNNNNNNNNNNNNNNNNNNNNNNNNNNNNNNNNNNNNNNNNNNNNNNNNNNNNNNNNNNNNNNNNNNNNNNNNNNNNNNNNNNNNNNNNNNNNNNNNNNNNNNNNNNNNNNNNNNNNNNNNNNNNNNNNNNNNNNNNNNNNNNNNNNNNNNNNNNNNNNNNNNNNNNNNNNNNNNNNNNNNNNNNNNNNNNNNNNNNNNNNNNNNNNNNNNNNNNNNNNNNNNNNNNNNNNNNNNNNNNNNNNNNNNNNNNNNNNNNNNNNNNNNNNNNNNNNNNNNNNNNNNNNNNNNNNNNNNNNNNNNNNNNNNNNNNNNNNNNNNGAGACATCTACATGGATGACCTTGACTGCTCTGGGACCGAGAGTAGTTTATTCGACTGCTCGTACCGAGGATGGGGTGTGCATGACTGTAGTCATAGTGAAGACGTCGGTGTCGTCTGCGCCACATCAGGTTAGTAATGGTAATATATATTGCTGTGTGTGGGTATGTAATACATATGGAGTTTTACCGGTCACTTCACCTCCCTGCGACGCCCCATTGTGTTAGAAGTAAAGTCAACCCAAGTACGTAGATCTAAGTGCATAGACAATTCTGAAATTTTCTATGGGGATATGGGACGCCATATCATTTTACAGATCTCGTGTAGTTTAAAACAGTACATTAGGTGCAATGTGGACTTAAACGTATCAAACCCTTCACTAATTTTTATTTGACAAAAGAGCTGTCACAGACCTCTTTTTGTGATGAAGTAGTCATCTAAAGATGACATGTACGTGTGACGAACTGACGTCTATTCATTATCTCAGGCAATAGTATACGCTTAGCTTTGACAAACTAGTCATCAGAAGTTGACATGTTCGTGAGACGAACTGACGTCCATTCATTATAAGACAATATGGACTTAGCTTTGGCAAGTTTTGAATTATTGAAAATGTATTGGCTGTGAGTCCAGCTGCAATCGAACATTTCACAATCAGAGCTGGTATAAATCAGCATTTTACACGGTGTGGGAGTGACGTATATATACTTAGTCATCGTGTTTGATAAATGTCTCAGAAATCCCAAATCGATTATTACTTTAATTTGTAGACTAATAGAACCTACATTTTACCACTTCATACACATGAGAAATACAAATTCATATCccttatgaatttagacaatCCCTTGATTGTAAAGCATTCTGTTCCTACATTCTTCAGTATCACAATggagcgagaagaagtcgaactcaCTTAGCAGAAAATGGTCCTTGTCTTGGTTGACATTGCAAATATTCCATGCATTTGTCAACTATCATATTGTTGTGACCTGAacttaacccagtgggtatatatgtgcaataaattcattcattatcatgtCACTTCTTGCAGCGGATACCAGCTCTCGCATCCGGCTTGTTGGCGGCTCCACCTCGTATGAAGGCCGTGTGGAGGTTCGACCAGTGGACAGTTACGTCTGGGGCACGGTGTGTGACGACAGTTTTGACATGTTAGACGCCGCTGTCGTCTGTAGGTCACTGGGGTATACTGGGGCACAGGAATACCGAGGCTCTGCTAGTTTCGGACGAGGTGAAATAAGTGTTACCTTTGTGTCTTTTCAAACCGCTTTCAGGTGTTAATATACATTGATGGAATTCTGTAGTAGTCGTTTTCAATGCACACTATCGCTACTTAGCCTACTGCTGTAGATGCCAAGCGTTTATTTCATTGGATATTTTGAATACGTCACGAATGTAATGATTGTCACAGATGCTACATTGTCTAACAATATCATATTGTCTATATAATCTGTCACGTCTGTGAACTGATAATATGATATTTGTCACATTGCTTACTATTCAGGCTCCGGTCCAATCTACATGGATGACCTAGCGTGCACTGGGAGCGAGATCAGTTTGTTCTCCTGCTCGTACCGAGGGTGGGGAGTTGAGAACTGTGGCCATAGTGAGGACGTCGGTGTCGTGTGCACAAGTTCAGGTACTTAGACTTAAAAAGTAAAATACATGTGATTGATGTGTCATGCAATATAAATTTCTGCTTAAATTCTGTATGTTGATAACGTTGACAATTATTCAGCATATATAGTCAAACCTTTCGTACAAATGACCACCTCTACCAAGGAACAATCTGGTCAATGCCAACAATTTtagatagcctaatagtatagagaGCGTGTTAGGAATTGTTCCCCAGGTAtctgtagttgcatcatccctttagaggggaataactcgggaatgagTTGACGGATCTTCGtcatatttggaatgtagatagcttcagagttgccttacataatcaaatgctaatcatgcaaatcagtggctaatatgcataattaattatgACAGTTCATAAATACAccccatttcatgttagaatgctcaAAAATATACCATATGCAACTCAAAAAGAAGAAGAGTGTTTTGTTAATAAGGAAAGAGACTGATGAAAGATGTAAACCCATTTCCCGAGTAataaaaaattgactgaaatGAATTCCGTTGATTAACAGGTCAAGGTGGAACAACAAACCCAGACTCGGACAGGGTCCGACTGGTGGGCGGGTCAGCTGCGAGTGAGGGCCGCCTGGAGGTCCGGCCGGAGAACAGTTACGAGTGGGGGACCGTTTGTGACGACGACTTCGGCACGGCGGACGCAAACGTCGTCTGCAAGATGCTGGGATACTACGGAGCCTACCGAGTGCGTGGCAGTGCCTACTATGGACAAGGTATGGTGGTGTTTTCTTATTTGCTGCCCTGACAGAGAAAGAAACTTTTTCGTTAGAAAATGTTTTTCTATTAGCCAAACATGCACTTGTAAAATGCCGCAGAATTGCCCCTGTCACATAACGATGATACTAGTAAgcatcatattttttttatgatCATTGTAAAATTTCCAAACTATTCAGACTACCACGTATTGATATGTGTTTTAACTCTAGattcaattttgtacaaataaaatcaattctgAAAAGAGAAAACTACATAGTGTTCTGCCTTTCAATTACTAATCAATTAGCTCATCAGTAGAGACTCGTTCTGACCAAAACATAATTTCTTCCTATACAGGAACTGGCGACATATACATGGACGACGTTGAGTGCTCTGGGAGCGAGATCAGCCTGTTCCACTGCTCGTACCCAGGGTGGGGGGTTGAGAACTGTGGCCACAGCGAAGACGTAGGGATTGAGTGTAACACGTCAGGTAACAGACACATTTGTGTTGCATAGATTGCATTGCAAGTTTGGTTCaacaatatatataatatttcacGCAAGTATTAGACCTTCAGTTGCAAATGTCGGTTTTCACGAGTGATGGTAGATGTGCACGTGTTTGAACTGGCGTATATAATGCGGTTTTTCCTTACAGGTACATCGCTGAGTGGTGGCGCCATCGCTGGTATAGTCATTGGCGTACTCGTGAGCATCTGTCTGCTGGCAACTTTAATCGCCTGTGCGTGCAAGAGCAGTTCTACTTCTAGCGGCAGCGCCGCCAATCGGGTCATACCTGCAACGCATGGTCATCAGAACTTCAGCATGACAGCCAACACCATCGTGCACCAACCCACTGTGGTGACCCAACAAGCTGCTTATAACCCTCACTACAACCCTCATCAAATCCCCACCGTGTACCAACCTTACGCCCAACCTCCtcagtacccccctcccccagcttACACGGATGCTTTGACTATGCCAACACAGCCACCAGGCGGAAACGGGCCACAGTTACAGCCGCTTTCTGCACAGCTCTACCCGCCCAGTGACCCTGCCTATCCCCCTACATACATACCACCACAACAGTCTATGCTTCACACTGGTGTTCTGCCTCCGGTACAACAACCAGGGCTCTAATCTTAaaccaacttttttttctttcaaaatttccTCCTCTTACTGTGGATACTTCGACAAATTTTAACCGTCCTCGTTTTTTGTGAAGCCTACTAGTATTTTTCTCAAACTTTTGTATGCAGAACTATATAAACAGACCATTGTAAATGACTTCCTTTAAAATCCTTTCCAATAATTTCGAGCTACGCCCGAGACCAGTGAAACTAGTAAGCTATAGGTCTCTGTCAGGAGTAGAAGATTATCGTACTTTCAAGATGTGTCAAAGAACTGTTGTGTGCATTAAATGTACATCACCTGCGTGTAACGGACACATGTATGCAGATGGTTTTTAGTCACAAGTTTTATTGGAATTTCTTAAGTGTTCCTTGCCTGACGCTATGATTATGAGTAACATTGAGTGTGTGTATACAACAATGTGATTTGAAGTTACTCTGCTTCACtgaaatgatttatttgtatctACGAAAAGTCGAAATGCTCCTCCAAAGGAGGTGTCCTAACATAAGCTGATTAATTTAGTAAAGAACTATGGCGTCCATGCTTACCCAATTGTAAAGGTGAGCTGTGAATTAAAAACTATAGTTTTGTACAGAAAACTAGATATGTTTAtctttctctctatatatatattcggTTTTGAGAGTTTGAAAAATCACtggaataaataaaaaaagtttgagaaATAGATTCTAGGTTATCTTTACTGAAATTTAAACAAGTTAACAAATGTTTTCATAGAAACAGTGCTTGTATCAACACGACAAATTTGTCGCACGTAATAAAGGTATATCACACATCTCCGATCAGGAAGGAAAGACGTCTTAAGTGACTGACCCATTTTACCGACGCGCAAACCGGGAAGGTTccgtcagaaaaaaaaaacttgcaatcTTCTCTCCTAACGTCTGCTCGTAGATGAGCAAATCAcggcaaatacaaaaaaatgtacgtctTCAGCTAGAACTAGAGTCACGAGTACGTGAGTGTGCATTTGAAGCTTTCCATGacgttcagttcagttcatgaCGTCACTTATGTAAATATATCTGTGTTTGCTTAATGGGGATAGTATAGCCAAGAATATCTGTTACCTCAACGAACGATCGATTACAACAATGCACAAAAGGTTTGAATAGTAAAGCATTCACCTTCTTGCTTGCTAAAATAGCTATGCAACACGTAAGCATATGTCATATTCTGGATGTCATGACTGTGTTTGCTATGGTATCTATCCGTCGTAAAGACTGTTGACACTGTAAATAAGATGACACACCCTAAAGCGCACGGGGCACAATCTGTCAACAGGTGCGTAGTGGTTCGGGTAGTGCGTCCTTACGGTTGGCATGGTGCTAGGGGGCAACCATTTTATCTAAGGGGTGTTTCGGAATTTCGAGTTAGATAAGTGCTGAAAACCTTCTACAACATAAGAGCCCATTAAGAGATTGATGTCAATTATTTTTCTCTgcattgtagaaaaattacaCCAACAAACAAACTCGATGTAAATTTATTTAGGTTCACCGTGCCCCtaaccccaccccaccccacccccaccccttaTATAGGAATGTCCCTACTACCTACTATCTATATCACTGACCCGTTACCTACCCGATGGTCGTATTAAAAAAGTAAGGTCTGGTTGGTTTTTGTCGCCTACAACTCCCATGATGTGAAAGCCAGTAGTGTTTGATGCACCTTTGACGATATGTGGGCCCCACTGCTGTTGCTGTTAGTCCTGTGTGGGACAGGTGTGGTCGGCCAAAACTATCAGACATGTAAgttgccgccatctttgttgcCTACACGCTCTATGTAATGATTACACCTTtacgcgattttcaacatattgtgTAGATCAAAACGGTCAATACTTAACTGACAGGAACGTATATTGTTGTAGCGTGTAATAAAGGGTACGTTTCTCTATAGGTCTGCAGTTGAGTCAATTATGAGTAATAATCTGTTTTCTATTATAAACGTTAGAAAAAGCAGCACTCAATAGTTAAGAACGTTAGAAACAATAAATCGTAGAGACAACTTTAAAACTTTTCGTTTTCCCATTATCGTTGTCAATGGATTTCTCCTTAGTTAACACTGTAGATTGGCTAGTATATGAGGAGGGCACCGAAAGCACACGTCTTAGACTTAGAGGATCGTTTTTTAGAATGGCTGTTTCCAGTTATACATGACtcatcaatttttatttttcaatactCCATGCATGTCATTTTGGTTTACAGTTTATATGTCAGGCAGCTGCGGGTTGTCCTTCTCCCTATATGACTCTGGCTACATCTCATGGAGCCCTGACTGGGATTATGGCAACAACGAAGACTGCTCGGTGGTCTTCTACGCCGCCGACCCCGATGCCGTTATCTCTCTACAGGTAATGTCATTGTATGCAGCACAGTACTTTGCAGGTATTAAATAGATTCATTTTGCACGTGGTTGGCAAAGTAAACTGCAAAGGTAAAAGTTACTGTATAACTTtggaggatggcacccaggctactaCTTGAGAGGAGGGGAAGGGGGTTCAAAGCGGTGTAACTGCGTCCTTAATTGGATTTGCGTAAACCTTGACTTCATAATtgaaatatcatgtaaaatgtcaaagtatGACAACAAAGACCAACAAAACGCACAGAGCGTAAAAGATATTCATTTCTAACGAAAATCGATCGTTGAGCGACCTTTGTGCGGCAACGAGGGCGCCGTCTTAGTGGAATGGGAGTGTTAATGAAGACATGTTGGTGTGAAACACTTAGATATGCTCGTGTGTGTTTCGTTTTCTTTAATCTTACAACGCAGTTTCCACAAGTCAACATACAGGCTTGTGTTGATCACCTGTACATCTACAACGGAGCGTCCTACAACTTCAGCGGAGTGTACTACAACACCCCCTCAGTTACTGCAAGTGAAGACGTCTGCAACCACAACATTCCCGCTGAGTTTGTCTCCACCGGTAACTTCATAACATTACGACTGACATCTGATGGGTCTATTGGTGGGACATTCACGCTGTTGTACACGCTGTACTGGGGATCCGGACATTCGACAGGTAAATTTGCGCTCTCAAATAGTTTCAATTACTTGCCCTTTTTATTTAACCGTTTGTGATTAGTTACCTTGGCCAAGAAAGTTATAAATCTATGTGATTgtcactagcctggtatccaccGATATTATAGCAGTGTTTGCGgcgaggacagaagagactaggGAGCCCTAATACGACCTGTGGACAGCAGAGGTCGATAAACTGTAGATGGATCCTAATGATCAACGTAATGCCAGGGTCAGAATAAAGGCATCTATCACCGGCCGAGTAAACGTCATATACCaattaaacatttctgtaaagTTTTCACTCAATGTTTTTGTGGTATGTAGTATTCTTGCACTCACGACAATAGAAAGAGAACGAAAATCCTTTCCTTCTTGTCCAGGTGCAGGTGACTCCATCAGAATCCGACTCGTAGGTGGTACAAGTTTTAACGAAGGTCGTGTGGAGGTCAGGCAGACTTCGGCTAGCGCCTGGGGCACAGTCTGTGACGACGGTTTTGACATGACCGACGCAGACGTGGTCTGTAGGTCACTTGGCTACTCCGGAGCGTCGTTCGTTCGTTCTGAAGCGTATTTACGTCAAGGTATAGCTGTCTTTCTGGTGTCCACTCTATTATCGATTCTATGTAAGCAATTTACGATTTTATGATAGGTATTTGTGGTTGATGAATGGTTGGGTGAAACACCATGGCACAAGTTGGCCAAGGCTGGCAATACAGAGAAAATAATGGTCAAATGAGGGATTCCTCCTCAGGAGAGATCACACCCTGGCACGATTATGGTAATGATGGGTGAAATGGGGATTGAAGTGATTCTAGATCTGGACAACACCTTCAACCTTATGGGAGAAGAAGCAACGGTCTTCAGACCTGTGTTTGACAGGAAATACTTGCTAtccatacagtattttgatGAAAAAGATGTTAAGTcataaactgtttttctttccctCGATGCAGAATTGattgtatacatttgtagtataaATAACATAAATTGttacaaacatatttttttctgtttttacagGTTCAGGCAGTATCTACATGGACGATGTTGCATGCACAGGGACTGAGACCAGTTTGATCGACTGCCCGTCCGCAGGGTGGGGGGTTCACAACTGTGGCCACAGTGAGGACGTCGGTGTCGTTTGTTCCACCTCAGGTAAGATTCAACTTCTTACTcatattctttgttttgttttacttcaaaAATAAAACTTCCCTTTAGTGATACCTTTCAGTTATGTCTGCATACTTAGGTAAATTCGAGTGGCAACAAGTACTATCTGTTGATTATAATGTGACAAAACAGCCAAAAGACAAAAGCAGTTGTTCTCAGAccgtacaatttgcaggggtgaaGGAAGTCAAAACGATGAAAAAATAAGACACGGATGTCTGTAAGGAAGCTAGTTTTGGAGAATGCAGTTTCACTAACGAAAGTCTCTTGTACGTTTCACATGTTTAGCCACGCCAAGCTGCAGTGCGGATTATTTCCACTGCAGCAGCGGGTTCTGCATCTCCTCAGCACTGCAATGCGATGGAGCCACAAACTGCCGGGACGGAGAGGACGAAAACTGCGGTATGTAGTACTGTACTTCCCATAGAATAGATCTTGTGTGTGACCGTTACACACACAGATAACTTTAACTGGTCCGGGAAAAAGGGTCACCTCCTGATGGAGTATTTGTTGGGTCGGTTAGGGGTAGCTgcgtaatgaatgaatgaagacctttattgtacatacatacccactgggttcagtacaggtcacaataactgatacaacatgatataatgatataatgaatctacactactcaagaatcgtattctactgcgtacattcggcttcttctcgtttctttgtgatattgaaaatgtaagaacagatatgctttacaagtaaaggtttgtctagattcataagaaatataaatttgtctatattacttatagttgtatgaagtgggggaacatgcatatggattctattagtctgtagagttcagctctctctttcttgtacaaactacattctactttaaaatgatgttcgtcttctaacttatctagatggcagtatctacatattcgttgttctagaggagtgcggttatgacTTCCGGTTtagatgtgtaatttgtggctactgattcgtagttttgtgacggccgtcctgtgccgaatattgtcaatatccaggtattgtaATGATGCGCTTTGTTTTTCACCGTTGCGGTTTCTATGCGAGATGTAatatatcagaaatcaccccctAAGTTTTCGTTGTTGTGGAACAGGTCGTGAGAATTAAGAATTTGCTTGTAGACTAGACTTGCTATATTTCTCTGTTCAATGAAATTAGCCGCAGGGCAAGAACTTGCTATAAGCGTATTTATATCTAAAATACAGCAGAGAGACTTCGTCTGGTTGGCGGTTCAGGCGCACACGAAGGCCGTCTGGAGGTTAGACCACAGGACAGTTACGTCTGGGGGACGGTTTGTGACGACCGGTTTGACATGGATGACGCCGATGTGGCCTGTAGGATGCTAGGATACTCGGAAGCAACCGAAGTCCATAGTTCCGCGTACTTTGGAGAAGGTACGACTGTTTTGACTTCCTCCTTCTGAACTTTTAGCATGAGTGTCATCCTCCAAAGgtaccgctggctcaatcctttctcTTGCTCAACACGAAGGTGAGCAATCGAAAAGATTGAGCCCGCACGCAATAACTAGAggacggtacccaggctatccaAGTATAGCTTATTACTTAAAAGATCGGAAAGCAACATAACAAACGATGCATTTTTCTAGGATAAGACCTGTCTATTACAACTTGTGTAATACAGAATATTGTGTGCATGATTCACAGGTACGGGACTAATCTACATGGACGATCTCCAGTGTACTGGGGACGAGAACAGCCTGTTTGACTGCCCGTACGCAGGTTGGGAAGTTCACAACTGTGGTCACAGCGAGGACGTCGGTATCGTCTGTAACAGCGGGGGTGAGATCATACTTCCATTAATGATTCCTGAAATTTTACAACTACTATCTCATCAACATTGATCATCATGAAATGTGACTTTGTCCTTTTCATCCTCACTGCGGCGGATAAGGCCAAATGCCAGCGTTTACTTACCAGACAGCAATATAACACGGTAGAAATATGAATTAGATATAACAGTTAGTGGCCTAAATGACAATGTAgttcttttgaaatatcttgTGTTGGAGGTCGTACTTTAGATATGTCGAAAAAGGCAGAATCTAATTCTAGAGCTCAAAAGAAAGTTCTAGATACCAAAAGAAAATGTTCAGATCAATGTAACAGTAGCTTCTACCTTCCAATGCCATAAGGTGCATTAAATTTCTACTATAGCCCAATaaaacatgtgttacatgtacatgataacaTTAAACAGTACTGATGATGTTGTTATTAGGTCTCAGTGGCGGTGAAATTGCTGGAATCGTCGTGGGGGTGCTGGTAGGCATCGTCGTACTAACAGTCATCGTCCATCAGTGTTCCAAAAGCGGCTCCAACTCTTCTCCCGCCAACCGGGTCGATCCGAATAGGATGAACAACGGGGTGCACGGGCCTTCCACAGCGCCCCAACTCAACACAATGACTCAACAGCCAGTCGCGCCCATCACAATGTCGCAAACGCCCCTACCCCCGATACCAACATCTAACAAGACTTACCCGCCACCACAACAGTTCCCTCCCCCTCCTGCCTACAACGCTGCTCTGGCGATGCCTGCACCGCCTCTGGGCGGACCCATGCCTTACCCTACCCCCTACCCCAACCAAGACCCGGCATATGCCCCTCCACCCCAACCCCCTCCCTCCGACCTACTTCCACCCCCAGATCCATCCGTCCCCCCAGCACCAAGATACCTGCCCCCACTAACTACTACACCACAGCTGCCTCCCCCCTAAGTCCCTACGCATGTAGTAGGTGAACATATAAAGCGATAGAAGTATTTTGTTCTTATAGAAAATGTCAAATAATACACACTTTACCAATGCTCGCTTGATTGATGTTTATTTTCAATTGTGCCTTTTTGTGGTTCTAGATCTGAAATGGTATTTGATTTGAATATTGTAAATTGTTTGTATTGTAGACAACTATAAGCTTTGGACACGGttgttgatgtaacgttatatgtatacaTACTAAACAGTTGGTTAGTTTTGTTTCTTGGTCTTGCTCACAAATATGGAAGACACAGGGCAACATACTCGATGTATCAGAATTAATTGTGCATTTTTGAGATTGAATGTTGTTAAAGTCTGTCAATGTCTACAAATATATTTGCTGGAATTATGG
The window above is part of the Branchiostoma floridae strain S238N-H82 chromosome 14, Bfl_VNyyK, whole genome shotgun sequence genome. Proteins encoded here:
- the LOC118430358 gene encoding deleted in malignant brain tumors 1 protein-like; protein product: MDDVACTGTETSLIDCPSAGWGVHNCGHSEDVGVVCSTSATPSCSADYFHCSSGFCISSALQCDGATNCRDGEDENCAERLRLVGGSGAHEGRLEVRPQDSYVWGTVCDDRFDMDDADVACRMLGYSEATEVHSSAYFGEGTGLIYMDDLQCTGDENSLFDCPYAGWEVHNCGHSEDVGIVCNSGGLSGGEIAGIVVGVLVGIVVLTVIVHQCSKSGSNSSPANRVDPNRMNNGVHGPSTAPQLNTMTQQPVAPITMSQTPLPPIPTSNKTYPPPQQFPPPPAYNAALAMPAPPLGGPMPYPTPYPNQDPAYAPPPQPPPSDLLPPPDPSVPPAPRYLPPLTTTPQLPPP
- the LOC118430348 gene encoding deleted in malignant brain tumors 1 protein-like; amino-acid sequence: MDDLDCSGTESSLFDCSYRGWGVHDCSHSEDVGVVCATSADTSSRIRLVGGSTSYEGRVEVRPVDSYVWGTVCDDSFDMLDAAVVCRSLGYTGAQEYRGSASFGRGSGPIYMDDLACTGSEISLFSCSYRGWGVENCGHSEDVGVVCTSSGQGGTTNPDSDRVRLVGGSAASEGRLEVRPENSYEWGTVCDDDFGTADANVVCKMLGYYGAYRVRGSAYYGQGTGDIYMDDVECSGSEISLFHCSYPGWGVENCGHSEDVGIECNTSGTSLSGGAIAGIVIGVLVSICLLATLIACACKSSSTSSGSAANRVIPATHGHQNFSMTANTIVHQPTVVTQQAAYNPHYNPHQIPTVYQPYAQPPQYPPPPAYTDALTMPTQPPGGNGPQLQPLSAQLYPPSDPAYPPTYIPPQQSMLHTGVLPPVQQPGL
- the LOC118430378 gene encoding deleted in malignant brain tumors 1 protein-like (The sequence of the model RefSeq protein was modified relative to this genomic sequence to represent the inferred CDS: added 19 bases not found in genome assembly); the protein is MWASLTMLLVLCGTGVVGQNYQTFYMSGSCGLSFSLYDSGYISWSPDWDYGNNEDCSVVFYAADPDAVISLQFPQVNIQACVDHLYIYNGASYNFSGVYYNTPSVTASEDVCNHNIPAEFVSTGNFITLRLTSDGSIGGTFTLLYTLYWGSGHSTGAGDSIRIRLVGGTSFNEGRVEVRQTSASAWGTVCDDGFDMTDADVVCRSLGYSGASFVRSEAYLRQGIAVFLVSTLLSILCKQFTIL